GTAAAGAGGAATTAATGGAAGCTAATAAAGTTAATCTTCCCTTAATTAAAAAGATGTTAGATGAAGTAGCAGATGATGCATCAGTTTTAGCCATGGATAGAGAAGAATTAATGGAAGAATTTATGATTGCTTATCAAGATACACTTATGGAAATAGGTTTAGATAATAGAGAAATTGCAAGAATGGCTATGGCAGCTATTGTCTAATTATATTTCTACTTAATTAATTAATTTTAGTAATTAATCTTCCTATTTAAGTAGTTACCTTTGTGCTATTGTTCATAAGATCATATAGAAACCATTAATAAATTTTAAATGTTTGGGTTAATAGGCCACTCAACAAGTTTTGAAGACGCAAAACGAAAAGCTTCGTTACTAGGCTTTGATCATATTGCAGATGGCGACCTAGATGTTTGGTGTACAGCTCCTCCTCAATTGGTTGAAAATGTAGAAGTAAGAAGTGCTACTGGAATATCTATAGAAGGTTCATATATAGATTCTTGCTTTGTTCCTGAAATGCTTTCTAGGTTTAAAACGGCAAGAAGAAAAGTATTAAATGCTATGGAATTAGCGCAGAAAAAAGGAATTAACATTACTGCTTTAGGAGGTTTTACATCTATTATTTTCGAGAATTTTAATCTTCTTCAGCATAAACAAATTAGAAATACTCAATTAGAGTGGGAAAGATTTACTACTGGCAATACTCATACCGCCTGGGTTATTTGTAGGCAACTAGAAACAAATGCCCCTCGCATTGGTATAGATCTTAAAAAGGCAACTGTTGCTGTAATTGGTGCTACAGGGGATATTGGTAGTGCTGTTTGTAGATGGCTTATAAACAAAACTGGGATTTCAGAACTTCTTATGGTCGCAAGACAACAAGAACCACTTGCTCTATTACAAAAAGAATTAGATGGTGGCACGATAAGAAGTTTAGATGAGGCATTGCCTGAGGCGGATATTGTTGTATGGGTTGCAAGTATGCCTAAAACTATTGAAATTGATACTTATAAATTAAAAAAAACATGCTTAATGATTGATGGTGGATACCCTAAAAATCTTGATGAGAAATTTCAGGGTGAAAATATTCATGTTTTAAAAGGAGGCATAGTAGAGTTCTTTAAAGATATTGGCTGGAATATGATGGAGCTTGCAGAAATGCAAAACCCCCAGAGAGAGATGTTTGCTTGCTTTGCAGAAGCCATGATTTTAGAATTTGAGAAGTGCCATACAAACTTTAGTTGGGGAAGAAATAACATTTCTCTTGAAAAAATGGAGTTTATTGGAGCAGCTTCACTAAAACATGGGTTTTCTGCTATAGGACTTGATAAGCAGCCTAAGGTACTAACTGTTTAAATTATGGCTAAACGTTACCTCCTAGATTTTGAAAAGCCTCTTGTGGAACTTGAGAAACAGATAGAGCAAATTAAAGAATTAGCTCGAGATTCAGAAGTAGATGTCAGTCAACAGCTTTTACAGCTTGAAACCTTGGCTGCCAGGAGAAGAGAAGAAATATTTAAATCTCTTACTCCTGCACAAAAGATTCAGGTAGCTAGACATCCTCAAAGACCTAGCACTCTGGACTTTGTTCAAATGTTTTGTGATGACTGGATCGAATTACATGGGGACAGAAATGGTGGCGACGATATGGCACTAATTGGGGGGATAGGTTCGATAAATAATAGATCAGTTTTAATGTTAGGGCACCAGAAAGGAAGAGATACAAAAGAAAATGTAGCAAGAAACTTTGGGATGGCAAAGCCAGGAGGTTATAGGAAAGCTCTTAGATTAATGCAACATGCTGATAGATTTTCCTTGCCAATTCTTACATTTATTGATACTCCAGGAGCATATGCAGGTTTAACCGCTGAAGAACAGGGGCAAGGAGAAGCAATAGCAAGAAACTTAAGGGAGATGTTTGGTTTGAAAGTCCCTATAGTTGCCACTATTATTGGAGAAGGTGGTTCTGGAGGTGCGCTTGGAATAGGTGTTGCTGATAGGTTACTAATGTTTGAACACAGTGTTTATACGGTTGCTAGTCCAGAAGCATGTGCTTCAATTTTGTGGAGGGATTCTGCAAAGGCGCCAGAAGCGGCGTCAGCACTTAAAATTACTGGTAAAGATTTACTTAAATTGGGGATAATTGATGAAGTAATCCCAGAACCTTCTGGTGGAAATAATTGGGCTCCTTTAGAAGCTGGTAATTCTCTGAAGCAGGCTATTGAGAAACACCTTGATTCATTACTTCAAATGACTAAAGATGACCTTATTGAAGGAAGATATAAAAAGTTTAGAGTTTTAGGTAAATTTATTGAAGCGAATAATATTGAAGAGATATATAGTGAAGTTCCCCAAAAAACTGAATAAATTGAAATTAGCTTTTATAACTGGCGCAACAAAAGGTATTGGTAGATCTACCGCAATTACTTTTGCTAATGCTGGTTGGGATTTAATTTTACTTTCCAGAAGCATGGATTTAATGGAGAAATTAAAGAGTGAACTATTGACTACTAATTCAAAAATTAACCTAGTTAGATGCGATTTATCTAATCCTTTAGAGATTGAGAATAATGTGAAAGTAGCAATTGAGAAATATGGATGCCCCTCAGTCTTGATAAATAATGCCGGTTGTGCGTTTAATAGTTCGCTAGTTGCGATGGATTTGGGACAATGGGAACAAACTATGCAAATAAACCTTACAAGTGTTTTTCAAATTTGTAGATCAATTGTTCCTCAAATGAGAAAAAATGGTGGTTTAGTTATTAATGTTAGTAGCCATGCTTCTTATAATGCATTCCCCCAATGGGGAGCCTATTGTGTTTCAAAGTCTGCACTAGCAATGTTTACTAAATGCTTAAGAGAGGAGGAAAGGTCCAACTCTATAAGAGCATGCACAATAACTTTAGGTTCAGTAAATACCCCTCTTTGGGACTCAAAATCAATTAATTCTGATTTTGATAGAACTTCTATGCTTTCCTCAAGCGAGGTGTCAGATACTATTCTTTATATGGCACAAAAACCTGAATCACAATTAATTGAAGACTTAACCTTAATGCCTTCTGGAGGAGCTTTTTGAAAATTATATTTCTCTACTTAAACTTAAAAAAGTAGTTTTTTTTAGGGCCACTTGAACCCGATTGAACAAGAGAATGTGATATAGTGTATAAGCAATCAAGCTTTTAGAAGATACAGTTAATTAAGTTGCATACAATTTTCTGTTAAGAATTTTATGACCTCTACATTACCAAACGATAATATTAGAAACTTTGACGATCAGATCACTAATAAATTAATTTCTGAAATTATTAGAGACAGAATTAAGAATTCTGATAAAAGATTTAGTGCTAATGATAATATTGCAGATTTCATAAATCCTGGAGAACTAGAAATTTTAGAAAAAGAAGTTGCCTCAAGGATAAAAGACTTACTTAAGTCTCTTGTAATAGATGTTGAAAATGACCATAATACCCAGGAGACTGCTGAAAGAGTCTCAAAGATGTATTTAAATGAGGTCTTTAAAGGGAGATATCATGAACAACCGAAAGTTACAAGCTTCCCTAATGACAAGAATCTTGATGAGATTTATACAGTTGGCCCTATATCTGTAAGATCAGCATGTTCACATCACTTAGTTCCTATTCTGGGAGAGTGTTGGATAGGTATTAAACCTGGGAATAAAGTCATAGGCCTTTCAAAATTTGCGAGAGTTGCTGATTGGGTTTTCTCAAGACCACATATTCAAGAAGAAGCCGTAATGATTCTTGCAGATGAAATCGAAAAACTTTGCGAGCCCAAAGGTTTAGGCATTATTGTAAAGGCCCAACATTATTGTATGAAATGGAGGGGAGTTAAAGAGCCAAATACAAGTATGATTAATTCTGTAGTAAGGGGTGACTTTAGACATGATTTAAGTTTAAAGCAAGAATTTTTTGAGCTTGTCAAACAGCAATCTGCTACAAATAATTACTAATTATTTTTTAAAAATTTTATAAGAGCTTCTGTTTTTTTTATATCTTTTAAACCTGGAGATATTTCAATACTGCTTGAAATATCAAGTCCATCAGGTTTTATATCTGTAAGAATTTCATTAATCCATTCAATTGATATTCCACCTGCTAACCACCAAGGTTTGCTAAATTGCAAATTCTTAAGATAAATAGATTTTATTTTTTTCCCTGAGCCTCCATAAGTTTCTCTGTTCCAAGAATCAAGTAATATCGCATCTACAAAATCCTCAAAAGGTTTTATTTTATCTAAGTCCTTTTCTGTCTTTATTCTAAAAGCCTTCCATAATCCAATATTCGGAATTTCGCTCTTTATTTTTTTGCAGTAATCAATATTTTCATCTCCATGTAATTGGATGATAGTTTCACTAGGTTTGCCTAAGAAATTTTTTATGATTGTTTCTATTGGACAGTTCTGTACAACAGATACTCTCTCAATATTTGGATAAGAAGTTTCTAGGGCTTTAAAAATTTTTTTCTTTTTTATAGCTGGTATGTATCTTGGTGACTCTTTAACCGAAATAATCCCTATAGCATGCGCTCCTATTTTAGCAACTTGAAGGGCTTGCTCTTCTGACGTTAGTCCACAAATTTTAACTAAAGTATTACTCTTGGGCATATCATTATCCTGTATGTAAAATTTATATTATTGCTAAATATAGCGGAGATTATTTTTGAAAAGTTGGCAAATTTTTAAAATATGGGGAATTCCCTTCAAAATTCATTCCTATTGGTTTGTTATTCTTTTTTTATTCTCATGGAGTATAAGTAATCAGATTAATTTATCTTCCGGTGATATTTACAATCCTAAAGAAGCTTGGATTGTAGGGTTTTTAACTTCTTTTTTCTTGTTGTCTTCAATTATTTCTCATGAAGTTTTACATACCTTTGTTTCCTTAAATCAGGGTGTAAAAATAAAAAAAATTACTTTTTATTTTCTCGGAGCAATTTTACAAATAGATAAGTATTGTCAAACTGCTATAGGAAATATAAAAATCGCAATTGTTAGACCTCTATCATGTTTCGCTACAGCATTTATCCTACTTTTTATTAGTAATATCAATTCATCTCAAGAATTAATATTCCTTAGTATAGTTTCTAGAGTAGGTATATTAAATTTATTATTAGGCTTCTTAAATTTGCTTCCAATTGGATCTTTAGATGGGGGAAATTTATTGAAAAGTATTATTTGGTATTTTTCAGGGAGTAAAAATAAAGGAAGAAACTTTCTTAATAAAGTAAATTTATCTTTATCTTTTTTAGTTCTTATATTTGGAATAATTTGTTTATTTAGATTTAATTTTTACTATGGTTTTATTCTTTCTTTTTTAGGATTGTTTGGGGTTAATTCTTCAAAATCAGAAAATCAATTTTTTAAAATTGAAAACATACTTAAATTCAGTAAAGTTTCTGAGCTTAAACTAAAGCCTTTGAGGAAAATTGAATTCGATTCTAATTTCTCAGAATTAAATAAATTAGTTAAAAATAAAAATGATGCTTCAGATAAATATTTTTTTGTTACGAATAATGGCAGATGGACTGGTTTTATTGATGAGAATATTTTAAAAAATGTCTCCATAAAAAAATGGGAAAGACACTTTGTTGGAGATTTTAAGAAATCAATAGATAGTTTTGAAAGTGTGTATAGTAACGATAAGTTATGGAAAACTATAGAAAAACTTGAAGAAACAAATGACGGTTTTATACTAGTTCTAAATGCTGCAGATATCCCTTTAGGGATCATTGATAGATCAAAAATTGGAAACTTTATATTTAATAAATTAGGATTTAATTTGCCTTTAGATATAGTCAACAAATTTAACTATAAAAACCAGTATCCCTTGGGGATTGAATTGCCAAGAATAATTAATTTAATGAAGCAGAAAGGAGATCTTTAAGAATTCGTTTCATGAAGATTTTTTTATATTTTTATTATCTATGGCAATATTTTTGAACTTTATATTTGATTTATTATGTATGAATGAATTTCTTAAATGTTGAACTATTGAGTCATTTGTAAGGCCTAGATTTATTTTTGGTGGAGCTTCCTCTCTAAATAATTTGAACCATAAATCTTTTGGAGGATTTGTTTGAATCTCTCCATGTTGAAGGAAGGCACCTTTTTTACGATATTGGGCACTTCCTATTCTCTTAAACCCATCCTGATCAACTAAATCAGAAATTAATGTAGTCCCAAAACAATTATATGTTATGGGTGATTTTCGTAAATTACCATATTGTAAGTTTAAGCCTAATTCTCGAAAACTCTTAATTAACCAATTATTTACCATTTCGTAACTGAAGATTTTATAGTAAGTTTTTTTAAATGTTAATGCATATGTTATTCCTCCTGAATGCAAAACAGCACCCCCTCCAGAGGGACGTCTTACAATGTTGATTTCCCCATTTGATAATAATTTTTCCCAATGAGAAGGAATATCCTTTTGGTGATAACCAATTGAAAGCCAATCTCCAGTCCAATAATAGAACCTCAATGTGAGAATTATATCAGGATTGGAAATAGTCTGTTCTAGAGAATTTAGATCTAAAGCCATTTGATCAAATCCAGGTAAATTATTTGTTGAAAAAATTAAAGCTTGATTTCCTCTTCCCAAAATTAATTTTGTAAGTCTATTTATGATAATTTTCAATAAATATTTTCTTTCAATTTATTAATTACGTAACATCATTTTGTAATAGTGTGTCAAATTCGCTCTTTTGGGTGGAGAATATAGGAAATATTTTTTTACTATGGAGCCAACTCAAACAATAAATTTAATTGCACTTAGCCTAATAGTAGTTATACATGCAGGAGTTTTAGCTCTTAGGTTAGGAATTAGTTTAGGTAGAAACTAAAATCTATTAGAAAATTCATATTTTTAAGGTAATAATATAGTGAGGCTGAATTATTTATTCAGTAAATGTCCCTATAATTTAATTTGTTAAAATCTTCTAATAAAAATAGTAATTTTTACAAAAAATATCTAGCTTCTGCTCTTAAAAGAAAGCAACGGAAACAGGATAATTTAGTATCTTTTGTTTTTTTGATTATAAAAATTTGCTTTTCCCTTCTAGCAACAATAAGTTTAATTAAACTTGGACATAGCTCCAAAGTCAGATTAACAAGACTTAAGGAAATTCAAGACTCATATTCATTTGAAAAATATCGATACAATAATCTGACGAGTAGGTTTGATGATTTATTTTCTTCTGAAGGTGAGCAAAGATTTATGAAGGATCAGGATCAAATAATTTCTAGGGACATTATCAGAGTAATATGGCGTTGATAAGAATGATCCGAGATCATTTTACTTATCATTTTTCTATTAACTTTTTTGCTAGTGAGTAAGAACATTAAGGGTTTAGTCCTAATAACAGGAACAACGTCAGGAGTAGGATTAAATACTCTAAAACCACTTCTGCGCTTTGGATGGGAAGTTATAGCTGTTAATCGATCAAATAAAAGAGCTATGAAAATAGCTGAGGAATTCTTGACAAAAGAGGAGATTAAAAATGTTCATTTTATAGAAATAGATCTCTCTAACTTGGATGATGTTCGAAAAGGTTGCGATCAAATATTGGGAACATTTAAGAAACCAATAAATTCTCTTATTTGTAATGCAGCAGTTTATAAGCCAAGACTAAAGAGGCCTGAAAGATCTCCACAGGGTTTTGAAAATTCGATGGCAGTGAATCATTTTGGGCATTTTCTTTTGATAAACCTTCTGATAGAAAATATTTTATCTTCAGAAAGAGAAATTGTTTTAAATGGAAAATCTACCGTATTCAAACCAAGAATTACAGTATTAGGAACTGTCACAGCAAATTATTCAGAACTTGGAGGGAGGATCCCTATTCCTGCCCCAGCTGATTTAGGGGATTTATCTGGATTTAAAAATGGTTTTTTATCTCCAATAAGTATGGCGAATGGAGGGAAATTCAAACCTGGTAAGGCTTATAAGGATAGTAAACTTTGCAATATGGTGACCGTTCAGGAATTATCAAAAAGATATCCTGCAGAGAAGATTATTGTAAATTCTCTATATCCTGGATGTGTTGCTGATACAAAACTTTTTAGAGACACACCTTGGTTATTTAGATTCCTTTTCCCGATATTTCAAAAATTCATAACAAAAGGATATGTTTCACAAAGACTGGCAGGAGAGAGGGTCGCTCGAGTGGCAACTAATAAAGAATTTGCCAAACCATCAGTCCATTGGAGCTGGGGAAATCGTCAGAAAACTGGTAGAAAAGCTTTTTCTCAAAAGTTGTCCAAAAGAATAATTGATACAAAGACCTCTCAACAAACTTATGATTTAACAAGCCATTTGGTTGGATTAGATTAATTTAGGCTAATCAAATCCTAATAAGTCAAAAATTTCTCTATCTTTAAGTGGATTCCCTTCTAAAGGTTCTACGTTTTCAAGCATATTTTTGGCAAGAGATAAATATTCGTTTTGAACTTCAATAACATCTTCAGTTGGTTCCATTTCAAAAATGGTGCATTTTTTTAGTCTTGATCTTCTTATGGCGTCGACATCTTTAAAGTGGGCCATAGTTTTTAAACCTGTTCTTTCATTGAATTTATCAATTTGATCTGTGTCTTTTGATCTATTCGCGACTACCCCACCTAATCTGACTTTATAATTTTTTGCTTTTGCTTTAATTGCAGAGACAATTCTATTCATAGCGAATATTGAATCGAAGTCATTAGCAGTGACAATTAGACAGTAATTAGCATGTTGCAATGGAGCCGCAAATCCTCCGCAAACGACGTCTCCTAGGACATCAAAAATAACAACGTCAGTATCTTCTAACAAATGATGTTCTTTTAATAGTTTAACTGTCTGACCGGTTACATATCCCCCGCACCCTGTCCCAGCAGGAGGACCTCCGCTTTCAACGCACATTACGCCATTAAAACCTTCAAACATGAAATCGTTTGGCCTCAATTCTTCGCTATGAAAATCTACCTCTTCGAGAATATCGATAACTGTAGGAACCATTTTGTGCGTCAAAGTGAAAGTGCTATCGTGTTTCGGATCGCATCCAATTTGTAGAACCTTTTTACCTAATTTTGAGAATGCTGCAGAAAGGTTTGAAGATGTAGTTGATTTTCCGATGCCACCCTTCCCATACACCGCAATAACTAATGCCCCTTCTTCGATATTTATTTTTGGATCTTGTTTTACTTGAACACTTCCTTCTCCATCAAGAGGTCTATTTATAGTACTTGTCATTTAAAGCTTAAACACATTATTATCTATATTCTTGCAGCGTAAATACACATCAAATATGTTTCTAAACAAATATTTATTTAATTGTATTAAAAGTAAGAAATATGTTCTTATAACTGAATTTTTCTTATTAATTCTGTATAATTATGAGTGAAAATACTCATGACTTAATTATAATTAATTAGTAATAATCAGCTGAAATATGCTTTAGCGTCGTACAGGGTTTCATCACTTATTTCTGGGATTCCCCTCAAGATTGCGTATTTTTCTGTATTTGTTTTGACTTTACCTCTCACAAAAAATGGAACTTTTGTTAATTCGGCTCTACCAGATTCAGTCCAGATAATTCCTTCCTTGTTATTTTTAACTTCTTTATCCTCAGAATTTACAAAATCTTCTGTTTTTGTGGATGTATGTCCTAGATGGCTTTGATGACCATCAACAAACTCAAAGTCATGTTTAAACATATCAATAAGATGCTCTTCTAATCCCATCATTAGGGGATGCACCCAGTCATCAAAAATTACATTTGCACCTTCCCATCCCATTTGTGGGCTATATCTTGCAGGAACATCTTGAACATGCATTGGTGTACTTATTACTGAACAAGGAATGCCAAGTCTCTTAGCACTATGCCTTTCCATTTGAGTACCTAAAACCAATTCAGGGGCGGCTTTCTTTATGGCATCTTCTACTTCTAAATAATTATTAGTAATTAGAGCTTCTAAATTTAGTTCTTTTGCAGTTGCTCTTACTTGTCTTGCCATCTCCCTACTGTATGTCCCAAGACCAACTACTTCAAAACCCAATTCCTCTTTGGCAATTTTTGCAGCCGCGATTACATGTGTTCCATCACCAAAAATAAAAACCCTTTTGCCAGTTAAGTAATTTGAGTCAACAGATTTTGAATACCAAGGAAGTTTTGACTTGTGTTCTAGTTCTTCTTTATTAGTCATAGGGAGATCCAACTTATTATGAACTTCATTTATAAATTCAATTGTATTTTTAATTCCAATTGGAATAGTGTTCGTAAATTCCATTCCAAAGTTCCGTTTAAGCCATTCACATGATGCTTCAGCAATTTCTTGATAAAGACAGATATTTATTTCAGCATCAATTAATCTTTCAATGTCATCTGGACTAGCACCTAATGGAGCAACTACGTTTGTATCTATTCCTTGTTCTGAAAGTATACGTTGGATTTCAATGACATCATCCCTACATCTAAATCCTAGTAATGAAGGACCAAGTATATTTACTTTTGGTCTGCGACCTAATTCCTTCCACCTTAGAGGACTTATTTTTTCTGATGAACTTACTTTCTCTTTTAAAAGAGTTCTTGTTAATTGATAAAAAGTTTCTGATGCTCCCCAATTTTCTTTCTTACTATAAGCAGGTAATTCAAGATTAACAATTGGCATATCAAACCCCATTCCTTTTGCAAGAGCTCCAGGTTGGTCTTGGATAAGTTCTGCTGTACAACTTTCTCCAACTAAAAGAGTTTTTGGTTTAAATCTTTCTACAGCTTCCTTAATGTTTTTCTTAACTAATTCAGCTGTATCGCCTCCGAGGTCTCTAGCCTGGAAAGTTGTATAAGTCACTGGAGGCCTTTGCCCCCTCCTCTCAATCATTGTAAAAAGAAGATCTGCATATGTATCCCCTTGAGGGGCATGAAGAACATAATGTATATCTTTCATTGAAGAGGCAATTCTCATCGCACCAACGTGTGGTGGCCCTTCATATGTCCATAGAGTTAATTCCATATTCTTTTAATGCGTTACTAAAGTTTTTGAAGTTAATATTTGATTCCTTCTTAAAGGTTTGGAGAAGAGACCTGCCAAATCTGCGGCTTGATCAATTCCATGAATTGGGCTAAATACCATTTCTATTGACCACTTAGTACTGATTCCTTCTGCCTCAAGTGGGTTAGCTAAACCCATCCCACAAACTACTAAGTCTGGATTAGATTCCCTCACTCGATCTAATTGTTTTTCTACATGTTGCCCTTCGACAATTTTTGTATTATCAGGTAATAAATTAATCTCCTCTTTCATTAAATCTTTATTTAGGTAAGGAGTGCCTACCTCTATAAGATCCATTTCGCACTCATTATGCAAAAATCTTGCCAAAGATATCTCTAGTTGCGATTCAGGAAGAAGAAATAATCTTTTCCCCTTAAGTATTTCTTTATGAGATTCAAGAGCAAGTTTTGCTCTATCAATTAAAGGCGAAATAATTTCATGAACTTTATGTTCACTAATTTTGAAAGCTTTCGCTGCTGCTAAAAACCATTCAGTACTTCCTTGGATACCAAGAGGAAATGGAGCTGAAATTATTTCACACCCACGATGTTTTAGGTCTCGAATGGTATCACTTAAATAAGGCTGAGTTAATAAAACTTTTGTGTTTTTGCCAATTTTTGGTAATTCTGTTGATTGACGGGGTGGGAAGCTCTCAATATTTGAAATTCCTAAATTTCTAAAAATCTTTTTAAACCTATCCTCTACATTATTTGCAAGAGTCCCAACTAATAATAATTTCTCCTCATCTGATGACTCCATTAATGGAATTAAAGCTTTTAAGGCGCCATCCTCTCCTTGGGTAAAAGTTGTTTCTATCCCACTGCCAGAGTAATTAACAAATCTCACTTGACCTGAAAATCTTTTATTTAATTTCTCTGCAACAGTGGCAAGATCTAATTTGATTACCTCGCTTGGACAAGATCCAACTAGAAAAAGAGTTTTTATTTCTGGTCTTCTCTCAATAAGATCATTTACCACTCGATCTAATTCTTCATGAGCGTCAGCAAGACCAGCAAGATCTTTTTCTTCAAGAATAGCCGTCCCAAATCTTGGTTCAGCAAAAATCATAACTCCAGCAGCGCTTTGAATTAAATGAGCACATGTCCTTGAGCCTACAACTAGAAAAAATGCATCCGGCATTCTTCTGTGGAGCCAAACTATTGAAGTTAAACCACAAAAAACCTCCCTGGGCCCAGTTTCCTTATTAAATTCAACTTTACTCATTAAAAATTTTCAAGAGCTTATATTTCAAGCTTGCATAAACTTTTTAATTTAAGAAAGTAATTAATAAGTTCTCTTACAAAATAAACACATTTAAAAAACTTATATGAATGTTTAAATACTTAAATCGGAATTATGAAAAAAACTTTTGGGGCGTATTTTAATTCCTGTAGAAGGAATTTCCTTGACTTGTTTTT
This sequence is a window from Prochlorococcus marinus XMU1419. Protein-coding genes within it:
- a CDS encoding long-chain acyl-[acyl-carrier-protein] reductase, which encodes MFGLIGHSTSFEDAKRKASLLGFDHIADGDLDVWCTAPPQLVENVEVRSATGISIEGSYIDSCFVPEMLSRFKTARRKVLNAMELAQKKGINITALGGFTSIIFENFNLLQHKQIRNTQLEWERFTTGNTHTAWVICRQLETNAPRIGIDLKKATVAVIGATGDIGSAVCRWLINKTGISELLMVARQQEPLALLQKELDGGTIRSLDEALPEADIVVWVASMPKTIEIDTYKLKKTCLMIDGGYPKNLDEKFQGENIHVLKGGIVEFFKDIGWNMMELAEMQNPQREMFACFAEAMILEFEKCHTNFSWGRNNISLEKMEFIGAASLKHGFSAIGLDKQPKVLTV
- a CDS encoding acetyl-CoA carboxylase carboxyltransferase subunit alpha gives rise to the protein MAKRYLLDFEKPLVELEKQIEQIKELARDSEVDVSQQLLQLETLAARRREEIFKSLTPAQKIQVARHPQRPSTLDFVQMFCDDWIELHGDRNGGDDMALIGGIGSINNRSVLMLGHQKGRDTKENVARNFGMAKPGGYRKALRLMQHADRFSLPILTFIDTPGAYAGLTAEEQGQGEAIARNLREMFGLKVPIVATIIGEGGSGGALGIGVADRLLMFEHSVYTVASPEACASILWRDSAKAPEAASALKITGKDLLKLGIIDEVIPEPSGGNNWAPLEAGNSLKQAIEKHLDSLLQMTKDDLIEGRYKKFRVLGKFIEANNIEEIYSEVPQKTE
- a CDS encoding SDR family oxidoreductase, producing MKFPKKLNKLKLAFITGATKGIGRSTAITFANAGWDLILLSRSMDLMEKLKSELLTTNSKINLVRCDLSNPLEIENNVKVAIEKYGCPSVLINNAGCAFNSSLVAMDLGQWEQTMQINLTSVFQICRSIVPQMRKNGGLVINVSSHASYNAFPQWGAYCVSKSALAMFTKCLREEERSNSIRACTITLGSVNTPLWDSKSINSDFDRTSMLSSSEVSDTILYMAQKPESQLIEDLTLMPSGGAF
- the folE gene encoding GTP cyclohydrolase I, whose protein sequence is MTSTLPNDNIRNFDDQITNKLISEIIRDRIKNSDKRFSANDNIADFINPGELEILEKEVASRIKDLLKSLVIDVENDHNTQETAERVSKMYLNEVFKGRYHEQPKVTSFPNDKNLDEIYTVGPISVRSACSHHLVPILGECWIGIKPGNKVIGLSKFARVADWVFSRPHIQEEAVMILADEIEKLCEPKGLGIIVKAQHYCMKWRGVKEPNTSMINSVVRGDFRHDLSLKQEFFELVKQQSATNNY
- a CDS encoding phosphoribosylanthranilate isomerase, with the translated sequence MPKSNTLVKICGLTSEEQALQVAKIGAHAIGIISVKESPRYIPAIKKKKIFKALETSYPNIERVSVVQNCPIETIIKNFLGKPSETIIQLHGDENIDYCKKIKSEIPNIGLWKAFRIKTEKDLDKIKPFEDFVDAILLDSWNRETYGGSGKKIKSIYLKNLQFSKPWWLAGGISIEWINEILTDIKPDGLDISSSIEISPGLKDIKKTEALIKFLKNN
- a CDS encoding site-2 protease family protein; amino-acid sequence: MKSWQIFKIWGIPFKIHSYWFVILFLFSWSISNQINLSSGDIYNPKEAWIVGFLTSFFLLSSIISHEVLHTFVSLNQGVKIKKITFYFLGAILQIDKYCQTAIGNIKIAIVRPLSCFATAFILLFISNINSSQELIFLSIVSRVGILNLLLGFLNLLPIGSLDGGNLLKSIIWYFSGSKNKGRNFLNKVNLSLSFLVLIFGIICLFRFNFYYGFILSFLGLFGVNSSKSENQFFKIENILKFSKVSELKLKPLRKIEFDSNFSELNKLVKNKNDASDKYFFVTNNGRWTGFIDENILKNVSIKKWERHFVGDFKKSIDSFESVYSNDKLWKTIEKLEETNDGFILVLNAADIPLGIIDRSKIGNFIFNKLGFNLPLDIVNKFNYKNQYPLGIELPRIINLMKQKGDL
- a CDS encoding lipoyl protein ligase domain-containing protein, with amino-acid sequence MKIIINRLTKLILGRGNQALIFSTNNLPGFDQMALDLNSLEQTISNPDIILTLRFYYWTGDWLSIGYHQKDIPSHWEKLLSNGEINIVRRPSGGGAVLHSGGITYALTFKKTYYKIFSYEMVNNWLIKSFRELGLNLQYGNLRKSPITYNCFGTTLISDLVDQDGFKRIGSAQYRKKGAFLQHGEIQTNPPKDLWFKLFREEAPPKINLGLTNDSIVQHLRNSFIHNKSNIKFKNIAIDNKNIKKSS
- the psaM gene encoding photosystem I reaction center subunit XII; this translates as MEPTQTINLIALSLIVVIHAGVLALRLGISLGRN
- a CDS encoding protochlorophyllide reductase is translated as MSKNIKGLVLITGTTSGVGLNTLKPLLRFGWEVIAVNRSNKRAMKIAEEFLTKEEIKNVHFIEIDLSNLDDVRKGCDQILGTFKKPINSLICNAAVYKPRLKRPERSPQGFENSMAVNHFGHFLLINLLIENILSSEREIVLNGKSTVFKPRITVLGTVTANYSELGGRIPIPAPADLGDLSGFKNGFLSPISMANGGKFKPGKAYKDSKLCNMVTVQELSKRYPAEKIIVNSLYPGCVADTKLFRDTPWLFRFLFPIFQKFITKGYVSQRLAGERVARVATNKEFAKPSVHWSWGNRQKTGRKAFSQKLSKRIIDTKTSQQTYDLTSHLVGLD
- the bchL gene encoding ferredoxin:protochlorophyllide reductase (ATP-dependent) iron-sulfur ATP-binding protein produces the protein MTSTINRPLDGEGSVQVKQDPKINIEEGALVIAVYGKGGIGKSTTSSNLSAAFSKLGKKVLQIGCDPKHDSTFTLTHKMVPTVIDILEEVDFHSEELRPNDFMFEGFNGVMCVESGGPPAGTGCGGYVTGQTVKLLKEHHLLEDTDVVIFDVLGDVVCGGFAAPLQHANYCLIVTANDFDSIFAMNRIVSAIKAKAKNYKVRLGGVVANRSKDTDQIDKFNERTGLKTMAHFKDVDAIRRSRLKKCTIFEMEPTEDVIEVQNEYLSLAKNMLENVEPLEGNPLKDREIFDLLGFD